Proteins found in one Triticum aestivum cultivar Chinese Spring chromosome 4D, IWGSC CS RefSeq v2.1, whole genome shotgun sequence genomic segment:
- the LOC123097828 gene encoding rab GTPase-activating protein 1 isoform X2, with translation MGATPFDFDFDHKRDVYGFAVRPQHLQRFREYAKIYKEEEDERTHRWKDFLDRLADSADLPSTPSIHAAAAGDAESAEKSVKEEHHEAENTDTDTNLEYLKEADGNEELGEVNGEPDDIKGVTSNLEKPKEDSSSRGADCDEDDEEEGEAEERNIKIECVDQVDDNDESIEAKGKPEDFDDVAGNSEKLKEETSADYVTPNKASEEFKEINEGSEEIKVINGGSEGFKDQNGGSKELGEVNNDNFKRFEETPFDKGLLDELEPIKVESWRRVRASLSIIEKMMSSRVVKRNDTANAISGEVATQLASIEEDRAVEETHEGNSAEESYDAEKVDRSQDGAPGDSTSVTLEGDNGGSYFPWREELESLVRGGVPIALRGEMWQAFVGVGARKITGYYNKLLDERTDVLDEKDLKDQVVNEQKSSPKKDPKPEKWKGQIEKDLPRTFPGHPALDEDGRNALRRLLTAYARHNPSVGYCQAMNFFAGLFLLFMPEENAFWALVGVIDEYFEGYYTEEMIESQVDQLVLEDVVRERFPKLAKHTDILGVQVTWVTGPWFLSIFINMLPWESVLRVWDVILFEGNRTMLFRTTLALLDLYGPALVTTKDAGDAITLLQSLAGSTFDSSQLVLTACMGFQSVKEMGLRELREKHRPEIIAAMEERSKDRKSWKDKKGLATKLYSFKHDPSSVCPQVDSKEGADGLQVNGDSGSTTLGSYLTGSALENELDEGIDLQDQVKWLKVELCKLLEEKRSAELRAEELETALMEMVTQDNRRTLSAMVEKLEAEVSEFRETFEDKQEQEKAMLEILLRMEQEQKVTEDARIAAERDAAEQKYAAHLIQEKYEAVLIALSQMEKRAVMAETMLEATKQYQAGQVKAIQTFAPKSPHADLGKINQEPNQDTPNKKVGLLSRGLGWLEKSKGKSNPTETNEG, from the exons atgggCGCCACGCCCTTCGACTTCGATTTCGACCACAAGAG GGACGTTTATGGATTCGCGGTGCGGCCGCAGCATCTGCAGCGTTTCCGCGAGTATGCCAAGATTTACAAG GAAGAGGAAGATGAGAGAACACATCGATGGAAGGACTTCTTGGACAGATTGGCTGATTCTGCGGATTTGCCCAGCACACCCAGCATTCATGCCGCTGCTGCGGGGGATGCTGAAAGTGCAGAAAAGAGCGTCAAAGAAGAGCACCATGAAGCCGAAAACACAGATACCGACACAAATTTGGAATATTTGAAGGAAGCTGACGGCAATGAGGAACTCGGAGAAGTAAACGGCGAGCCAGACGATATTAAGGGTGTCACTAGCAACTTGGAAAAACCAAAAGAGGACAGCAGTAGCAGGGGAGCAGATTGCgatgaagacgacgaagaagaaggtgAAGCAGAAGAGAGGAACATCAAAATAGAATGCGTAGATCAAGTTGATGACAATGATGAATCCATAGAAGCAAAAGGCAAGCCAGAGGATTTTGACGATGTCGCTGGCAACTCAGAAAAACTGAAAGAGGAGACCAGTGCAGACTATGTAACACCGAACAAAGCCTCGGAAGAATTCAAGGAAATAAATGAGGGCTCTGAAGAAATAAAAGTTATAAATGGGGGCTCGGAAGGATTTAAAGATCAAAATGGTGGGTCGaaggaactgggagaagtgaataATGACAACTTCAAAAGGTTTGAGGAGACCCCCTTCGATAAGGGGTTGTTGGATGAATTGGAGCCCATAAAAGTCGAGTCCTGGCGGCGGGTGAGGGCATCACTCAGCATCATTGAGAAAATGATGAGCTCTCGGGTCGTGAAAAGAAATGATACTGCAAATGCCATATCTGGAGAGGTTGCGACACAGCTTGCGTCAATTGAAGAAGACAGGGCAGTAGAAGAAACTCATGAAGGGAATTCAGCAGAGGAGTCATATGATGCAGAGAAGGTGGATCGGTCACAGGACGGGGCACCTGGTGATTCAACGAGTGTTACATTGGAGGGAGACAATGGAGGGTCTTATTTTCCTTGGAGGGAGGAACTGGAGAGCTTGGTTCGTGGAGGTGTGCCAATCGCTCTTAGAGGAGAG ATGTGGCAAGCATTTGTGGGTGTTGGTGCTCGGAAAATCACTGGGTATTACAACAAATTGCTAGATGAAAGGACAGATGTATTGGATGAAAAGGACCTTAAGGACCAAGTGGTGAATGAACAGAAAAGTTCACCAAAAAAGGATCCCAAGCCTGAGAAGTGGAAAGGACAGATAGAGAAG GATTTGCCTCGAACATTTCCAGGACACCCTGCATTAGATGAGGACGGGAGAAATGCCTTGAGGCGGTTATTAACAGCATACGCAAGGCATAATCCATCTGTCGGATACTGCCAG GCCATGAACTTTTTTGCCGGGCTATTTTTATTGTTCATGCCTGAAGAGAATGCATTCTG GGCTCTGGTGGGGGTCATTGACGAGTACTTTGAGGGTTACTACACTGAGGAAATGATTGAATCACAG GTTGACCAACTTGTTCTTGAGGACGTTGTACGAGAAAGGTTCCCAAAATTGG CCAAACATACGGATATCTTGGGAGTTCAGGTGACATGGGTGACTGGACCATGGTTTCTTTCAATTTTCATCAACATGCTTCCATGGGAAAGTG TTCTTCGTGTTTGGGATGTGATCCTCTTTGAAGGAAATCGTACAATGTTGTTCCGGACAACCCTTGCTTTGCTGGACTTATATG GGCCTGCCTTGGTGACCACAAAGGATGCTGGAGATGCAATTACGTTACTGCAGTCTCTTGCTGGCTCTACCTTTGACAGCAGCCAACTTGTATTGACAGCTTGTATGGGTTTTCAGTCAGTCAAAGAAATGGGATTGCGAGAGCTAAGAGAAAAGCACAGGCCTGAGATTATAGCGGCTATGGAGGAAAGATCAAAAGACCGTAAATCCTGGAAAGATAAGAAGGGGTTAGCAACTAAATTATATAGCTTTAAACATGACCCCTCATCTGTGTGTCCACAAGTTGATTCCAAGGAAGGGGCAGATGGTTTGCAAGTGAATGGGGACTCTGGGTCAACAACCCTGGGGAGCTACCTTACTGGTTCAGCATTAGAAAATGAGTTGGATGAGGGCATTGATCTTCAAGATCAG GTAAAATGGCTAAAGGTTGAGCTGTGCAAACTGCTTGAGGAGAAAAGATCAGCTGAACTCAG GGCCGAGGAGTTAGAAACTGCTTTAATGGAGATGGTCACGCAGGACAATAGACGTACGCTGAGTGCTATG GTTGAGAAATTGGAGGCAGAGGTATCTGAATTCCGAGAAACTTTCGAAgataagcaagaacaagaaaagGCAATGCTTGAG ATTTTGTTAAGAATGGAGCAGGAGCAGAAAGTGACAGAAGATGCACGCATAGCTGCTGAGCGAGATGCTGCTGAACAAAAATACGCTGCTCATTTGATCCAG GAGAAGTATGAAGCAGTCTTGATAGCGCTTTCACAAATGGAGAAGAGAGCTGTGATGGCAGAAACTATGTTGGAAGCTACAAAGCAGTACCAGGCTGGGCAGGTTAAAGCCATCCAAACGTTCGCCCCAAA GTCACCGCATGCAGACCTTGGGAAGATAAATCAAGAACCAAATCAAGATACACCTAACAAGAAAGTGGGCTTACTTTCTAGGGGGCTTGGATGGCTAGAGAAGAGCAAG GGAAAGTCGAATCCCACTGAAACGAATGAAGGCTAA
- the LOC123097828 gene encoding rab GTPase-activating protein 1 isoform X1: protein MRWPELSSLGIVADVVEVWRRDVYGFAVRPQHLQRFREYAKIYKEEEDERTHRWKDFLDRLADSADLPSTPSIHAAAAGDAESAEKSVKEEHHEAENTDTDTNLEYLKEADGNEELGEVNGEPDDIKGVTSNLEKPKEDSSSRGADCDEDDEEEGEAEERNIKIECVDQVDDNDESIEAKGKPEDFDDVAGNSEKLKEETSADYVTPNKASEEFKEINEGSEEIKVINGGSEGFKDQNGGSKELGEVNNDNFKRFEETPFDKGLLDELEPIKVESWRRVRASLSIIEKMMSSRVVKRNDTANAISGEVATQLASIEEDRAVEETHEGNSAEESYDAEKVDRSQDGAPGDSTSVTLEGDNGGSYFPWREELESLVRGGVPIALRGEMWQAFVGVGARKITGYYNKLLDERTDVLDEKDLKDQVVNEQKSSPKKDPKPEKWKGQIEKDLPRTFPGHPALDEDGRNALRRLLTAYARHNPSVGYCQAMNFFAGLFLLFMPEENAFWALVGVIDEYFEGYYTEEMIESQVDQLVLEDVVRERFPKLAKHTDILGVQVTWVTGPWFLSIFINMLPWESVLRVWDVILFEGNRTMLFRTTLALLDLYGPALVTTKDAGDAITLLQSLAGSTFDSSQLVLTACMGFQSVKEMGLRELREKHRPEIIAAMEERSKDRKSWKDKKGLATKLYSFKHDPSSVCPQVDSKEGADGLQVNGDSGSTTLGSYLTGSALENELDEGIDLQDQVKWLKVELCKLLEEKRSAELRAEELETALMEMVTQDNRRTLSAMVEKLEAEVSEFRETFEDKQEQEKAMLEILLRMEQEQKVTEDARIAAERDAAEQKYAAHLIQEKYEAVLIALSQMEKRAVMAETMLEATKQYQAGQVKAIQTFAPKSPHADLGKINQEPNQDTPNKKVGLLSRGLGWLEKSKGKSNPTETNEG from the exons AtgcggtggccggagttgtcgTCTCTGGGCATTGTGGCTGATGTTGTTGAGGTTTGGCGCAGGGACGTTTATGGATTCGCGGTGCGGCCGCAGCATCTGCAGCGTTTCCGCGAGTATGCCAAGATTTACAAG GAAGAGGAAGATGAGAGAACACATCGATGGAAGGACTTCTTGGACAGATTGGCTGATTCTGCGGATTTGCCCAGCACACCCAGCATTCATGCCGCTGCTGCGGGGGATGCTGAAAGTGCAGAAAAGAGCGTCAAAGAAGAGCACCATGAAGCCGAAAACACAGATACCGACACAAATTTGGAATATTTGAAGGAAGCTGACGGCAATGAGGAACTCGGAGAAGTAAACGGCGAGCCAGACGATATTAAGGGTGTCACTAGCAACTTGGAAAAACCAAAAGAGGACAGCAGTAGCAGGGGAGCAGATTGCgatgaagacgacgaagaagaaggtgAAGCAGAAGAGAGGAACATCAAAATAGAATGCGTAGATCAAGTTGATGACAATGATGAATCCATAGAAGCAAAAGGCAAGCCAGAGGATTTTGACGATGTCGCTGGCAACTCAGAAAAACTGAAAGAGGAGACCAGTGCAGACTATGTAACACCGAACAAAGCCTCGGAAGAATTCAAGGAAATAAATGAGGGCTCTGAAGAAATAAAAGTTATAAATGGGGGCTCGGAAGGATTTAAAGATCAAAATGGTGGGTCGaaggaactgggagaagtgaataATGACAACTTCAAAAGGTTTGAGGAGACCCCCTTCGATAAGGGGTTGTTGGATGAATTGGAGCCCATAAAAGTCGAGTCCTGGCGGCGGGTGAGGGCATCACTCAGCATCATTGAGAAAATGATGAGCTCTCGGGTCGTGAAAAGAAATGATACTGCAAATGCCATATCTGGAGAGGTTGCGACACAGCTTGCGTCAATTGAAGAAGACAGGGCAGTAGAAGAAACTCATGAAGGGAATTCAGCAGAGGAGTCATATGATGCAGAGAAGGTGGATCGGTCACAGGACGGGGCACCTGGTGATTCAACGAGTGTTACATTGGAGGGAGACAATGGAGGGTCTTATTTTCCTTGGAGGGAGGAACTGGAGAGCTTGGTTCGTGGAGGTGTGCCAATCGCTCTTAGAGGAGAG ATGTGGCAAGCATTTGTGGGTGTTGGTGCTCGGAAAATCACTGGGTATTACAACAAATTGCTAGATGAAAGGACAGATGTATTGGATGAAAAGGACCTTAAGGACCAAGTGGTGAATGAACAGAAAAGTTCACCAAAAAAGGATCCCAAGCCTGAGAAGTGGAAAGGACAGATAGAGAAG GATTTGCCTCGAACATTTCCAGGACACCCTGCATTAGATGAGGACGGGAGAAATGCCTTGAGGCGGTTATTAACAGCATACGCAAGGCATAATCCATCTGTCGGATACTGCCAG GCCATGAACTTTTTTGCCGGGCTATTTTTATTGTTCATGCCTGAAGAGAATGCATTCTG GGCTCTGGTGGGGGTCATTGACGAGTACTTTGAGGGTTACTACACTGAGGAAATGATTGAATCACAG GTTGACCAACTTGTTCTTGAGGACGTTGTACGAGAAAGGTTCCCAAAATTGG CCAAACATACGGATATCTTGGGAGTTCAGGTGACATGGGTGACTGGACCATGGTTTCTTTCAATTTTCATCAACATGCTTCCATGGGAAAGTG TTCTTCGTGTTTGGGATGTGATCCTCTTTGAAGGAAATCGTACAATGTTGTTCCGGACAACCCTTGCTTTGCTGGACTTATATG GGCCTGCCTTGGTGACCACAAAGGATGCTGGAGATGCAATTACGTTACTGCAGTCTCTTGCTGGCTCTACCTTTGACAGCAGCCAACTTGTATTGACAGCTTGTATGGGTTTTCAGTCAGTCAAAGAAATGGGATTGCGAGAGCTAAGAGAAAAGCACAGGCCTGAGATTATAGCGGCTATGGAGGAAAGATCAAAAGACCGTAAATCCTGGAAAGATAAGAAGGGGTTAGCAACTAAATTATATAGCTTTAAACATGACCCCTCATCTGTGTGTCCACAAGTTGATTCCAAGGAAGGGGCAGATGGTTTGCAAGTGAATGGGGACTCTGGGTCAACAACCCTGGGGAGCTACCTTACTGGTTCAGCATTAGAAAATGAGTTGGATGAGGGCATTGATCTTCAAGATCAG GTAAAATGGCTAAAGGTTGAGCTGTGCAAACTGCTTGAGGAGAAAAGATCAGCTGAACTCAG GGCCGAGGAGTTAGAAACTGCTTTAATGGAGATGGTCACGCAGGACAATAGACGTACGCTGAGTGCTATG GTTGAGAAATTGGAGGCAGAGGTATCTGAATTCCGAGAAACTTTCGAAgataagcaagaacaagaaaagGCAATGCTTGAG ATTTTGTTAAGAATGGAGCAGGAGCAGAAAGTGACAGAAGATGCACGCATAGCTGCTGAGCGAGATGCTGCTGAACAAAAATACGCTGCTCATTTGATCCAG GAGAAGTATGAAGCAGTCTTGATAGCGCTTTCACAAATGGAGAAGAGAGCTGTGATGGCAGAAACTATGTTGGAAGCTACAAAGCAGTACCAGGCTGGGCAGGTTAAAGCCATCCAAACGTTCGCCCCAAA GTCACCGCATGCAGACCTTGGGAAGATAAATCAAGAACCAAATCAAGATACACCTAACAAGAAAGTGGGCTTACTTTCTAGGGGGCTTGGATGGCTAGAGAAGAGCAAG GGAAAGTCGAATCCCACTGAAACGAATGAAGGCTAA
- the LOC123097828 gene encoding rab GTPase-activating protein 1 isoform X3 — protein MDAEYRDVYGFAVRPQHLQRFREYAKIYKEEEDERTHRWKDFLDRLADSADLPSTPSIHAAAAGDAESAEKSVKEEHHEAENTDTDTNLEYLKEADGNEELGEVNGEPDDIKGVTSNLEKPKEDSSSRGADCDEDDEEEGEAEERNIKIECVDQVDDNDESIEAKGKPEDFDDVAGNSEKLKEETSADYVTPNKASEEFKEINEGSEEIKVINGGSEGFKDQNGGSKELGEVNNDNFKRFEETPFDKGLLDELEPIKVESWRRVRASLSIIEKMMSSRVVKRNDTANAISGEVATQLASIEEDRAVEETHEGNSAEESYDAEKVDRSQDGAPGDSTSVTLEGDNGGSYFPWREELESLVRGGVPIALRGEMWQAFVGVGARKITGYYNKLLDERTDVLDEKDLKDQVVNEQKSSPKKDPKPEKWKGQIEKDLPRTFPGHPALDEDGRNALRRLLTAYARHNPSVGYCQAMNFFAGLFLLFMPEENAFWALVGVIDEYFEGYYTEEMIESQVDQLVLEDVVRERFPKLAKHTDILGVQVTWVTGPWFLSIFINMLPWESVLRVWDVILFEGNRTMLFRTTLALLDLYGPALVTTKDAGDAITLLQSLAGSTFDSSQLVLTACMGFQSVKEMGLRELREKHRPEIIAAMEERSKDRKSWKDKKGLATKLYSFKHDPSSVCPQVDSKEGADGLQVNGDSGSTTLGSYLTGSALENELDEGIDLQDQVKWLKVELCKLLEEKRSAELRAEELETALMEMVTQDNRRTLSAMVEKLEAEVSEFRETFEDKQEQEKAMLEILLRMEQEQKVTEDARIAAERDAAEQKYAAHLIQEKYEAVLIALSQMEKRAVMAETMLEATKQYQAGQVKAIQTFAPKSPHADLGKINQEPNQDTPNKKVGLLSRGLGWLEKSKGKSNPTETNEG, from the exons ATGGACGCCGAGTACCG GGACGTTTATGGATTCGCGGTGCGGCCGCAGCATCTGCAGCGTTTCCGCGAGTATGCCAAGATTTACAAG GAAGAGGAAGATGAGAGAACACATCGATGGAAGGACTTCTTGGACAGATTGGCTGATTCTGCGGATTTGCCCAGCACACCCAGCATTCATGCCGCTGCTGCGGGGGATGCTGAAAGTGCAGAAAAGAGCGTCAAAGAAGAGCACCATGAAGCCGAAAACACAGATACCGACACAAATTTGGAATATTTGAAGGAAGCTGACGGCAATGAGGAACTCGGAGAAGTAAACGGCGAGCCAGACGATATTAAGGGTGTCACTAGCAACTTGGAAAAACCAAAAGAGGACAGCAGTAGCAGGGGAGCAGATTGCgatgaagacgacgaagaagaaggtgAAGCAGAAGAGAGGAACATCAAAATAGAATGCGTAGATCAAGTTGATGACAATGATGAATCCATAGAAGCAAAAGGCAAGCCAGAGGATTTTGACGATGTCGCTGGCAACTCAGAAAAACTGAAAGAGGAGACCAGTGCAGACTATGTAACACCGAACAAAGCCTCGGAAGAATTCAAGGAAATAAATGAGGGCTCTGAAGAAATAAAAGTTATAAATGGGGGCTCGGAAGGATTTAAAGATCAAAATGGTGGGTCGaaggaactgggagaagtgaataATGACAACTTCAAAAGGTTTGAGGAGACCCCCTTCGATAAGGGGTTGTTGGATGAATTGGAGCCCATAAAAGTCGAGTCCTGGCGGCGGGTGAGGGCATCACTCAGCATCATTGAGAAAATGATGAGCTCTCGGGTCGTGAAAAGAAATGATACTGCAAATGCCATATCTGGAGAGGTTGCGACACAGCTTGCGTCAATTGAAGAAGACAGGGCAGTAGAAGAAACTCATGAAGGGAATTCAGCAGAGGAGTCATATGATGCAGAGAAGGTGGATCGGTCACAGGACGGGGCACCTGGTGATTCAACGAGTGTTACATTGGAGGGAGACAATGGAGGGTCTTATTTTCCTTGGAGGGAGGAACTGGAGAGCTTGGTTCGTGGAGGTGTGCCAATCGCTCTTAGAGGAGAG ATGTGGCAAGCATTTGTGGGTGTTGGTGCTCGGAAAATCACTGGGTATTACAACAAATTGCTAGATGAAAGGACAGATGTATTGGATGAAAAGGACCTTAAGGACCAAGTGGTGAATGAACAGAAAAGTTCACCAAAAAAGGATCCCAAGCCTGAGAAGTGGAAAGGACAGATAGAGAAG GATTTGCCTCGAACATTTCCAGGACACCCTGCATTAGATGAGGACGGGAGAAATGCCTTGAGGCGGTTATTAACAGCATACGCAAGGCATAATCCATCTGTCGGATACTGCCAG GCCATGAACTTTTTTGCCGGGCTATTTTTATTGTTCATGCCTGAAGAGAATGCATTCTG GGCTCTGGTGGGGGTCATTGACGAGTACTTTGAGGGTTACTACACTGAGGAAATGATTGAATCACAG GTTGACCAACTTGTTCTTGAGGACGTTGTACGAGAAAGGTTCCCAAAATTGG CCAAACATACGGATATCTTGGGAGTTCAGGTGACATGGGTGACTGGACCATGGTTTCTTTCAATTTTCATCAACATGCTTCCATGGGAAAGTG TTCTTCGTGTTTGGGATGTGATCCTCTTTGAAGGAAATCGTACAATGTTGTTCCGGACAACCCTTGCTTTGCTGGACTTATATG GGCCTGCCTTGGTGACCACAAAGGATGCTGGAGATGCAATTACGTTACTGCAGTCTCTTGCTGGCTCTACCTTTGACAGCAGCCAACTTGTATTGACAGCTTGTATGGGTTTTCAGTCAGTCAAAGAAATGGGATTGCGAGAGCTAAGAGAAAAGCACAGGCCTGAGATTATAGCGGCTATGGAGGAAAGATCAAAAGACCGTAAATCCTGGAAAGATAAGAAGGGGTTAGCAACTAAATTATATAGCTTTAAACATGACCCCTCATCTGTGTGTCCACAAGTTGATTCCAAGGAAGGGGCAGATGGTTTGCAAGTGAATGGGGACTCTGGGTCAACAACCCTGGGGAGCTACCTTACTGGTTCAGCATTAGAAAATGAGTTGGATGAGGGCATTGATCTTCAAGATCAG GTAAAATGGCTAAAGGTTGAGCTGTGCAAACTGCTTGAGGAGAAAAGATCAGCTGAACTCAG GGCCGAGGAGTTAGAAACTGCTTTAATGGAGATGGTCACGCAGGACAATAGACGTACGCTGAGTGCTATG GTTGAGAAATTGGAGGCAGAGGTATCTGAATTCCGAGAAACTTTCGAAgataagcaagaacaagaaaagGCAATGCTTGAG ATTTTGTTAAGAATGGAGCAGGAGCAGAAAGTGACAGAAGATGCACGCATAGCTGCTGAGCGAGATGCTGCTGAACAAAAATACGCTGCTCATTTGATCCAG GAGAAGTATGAAGCAGTCTTGATAGCGCTTTCACAAATGGAGAAGAGAGCTGTGATGGCAGAAACTATGTTGGAAGCTACAAAGCAGTACCAGGCTGGGCAGGTTAAAGCCATCCAAACGTTCGCCCCAAA GTCACCGCATGCAGACCTTGGGAAGATAAATCAAGAACCAAATCAAGATACACCTAACAAGAAAGTGGGCTTACTTTCTAGGGGGCTTGGATGGCTAGAGAAGAGCAAG GGAAAGTCGAATCCCACTGAAACGAATGAAGGCTAA